CCCCCACACTGTTTACTCATTTTCTCTATCTATGGGCACATAACGTCCACCAATTCGACATCCAACAGTTGGCATCAAAGAGGACGCAATTATCACCACATATCCTCGATCTGCTGACCAACTATTCTACACCATGTCTGCGTCTGCGCAAAGCAAACATGGAATGGTAGTTGTGGGAACTGTAAACCATGTGAGAGGATTGATTGCCTTCATCTAAGTACTACAGTACCATGCTCCGCTTTTCATTCACTTCTATCTACAACTGCATCCATCATACTACTACTGATCTTCTGCTGGGGCAGGCAACAgatcagcttttttttttttttttataatgtaaACTTACATCGTGATCGTGATCGTGATCGTGAGTGGTTTTATTACACTAGCAACacataaagaaaatgtaaaaaagaAGCCAAATTTTTCCACGGCGGTAAACGTACGGATGATAAGTAGAGAGACCCCTGATGATAGGGGGCCCTTTCTTTGTAGAAACCAAAATACGAGGAGGAGAGAGGGAGCACCTTTTGGGAAACAATTGTTAGTGGGAATATTAGTGGGCTTGCCTTATCTATCAAAAAGTGAAAGGTAATGAATGTGTAACGTTCCAACGTAACCTCTAATTCCATTGTCCGATTTCGTTTCATCCcattttccttgtactttcgttGCACTTCTCCGGTTTCGTTGCATCCCATTTGAGCCAGGAAGATTAATGTCCGCATCAAAGAGTTACTCCAGTCTACACtgaaatgccttttatttgctGTAATGTAAACATATGCGTACTTGTTTGTTGATCGCCTGCGTGTCTGTTTTTCAGGACACGTACGTACGGCATTCGCGACAGTTTCCTTCATCGTgagtaggggtgcaaacgaatcgagccgctcgcgagccgctcGATACGAGCcagagtcgagctcgagctgctcgagccagagtcgagctcgagctcgagctcaaaacattaagctcgttagctcgcgagccgagcagtcgagctcgagctcgagctcaaaacattaagctcgttagctcgcgagccggctcgcgagctcgagtatatatatatttatttttttatttttatttttaatagttaaattacataaatattcttaatattttattatttattaagaaaaaatattattttatttatttttttaaaaataaaataattattttttattttttcgagctcgaattcgagttcgagctcgagcttgaaaattACCAGCTcgttgagctcgagctcgagttcgagttcgatgaAATTAAGTTAaggctcgactcgataaggccaaagctcgactcggctcgactcgtttgcatcCCTAATCGTGAGGGACGGAGGGTTATCTTCTTTTAGGCAACAACTTCATTGGTCCACGGAGAGAATAGTTTGGACAGTGGAGGTGCaattaaacaaagaaagaaagaggagttgAATCAGGCAATGAAGCAATGTCGTACCATGAATAGTATAGTATACTAAGTGGAATGGAATTCCTCTTAAAGCTAGTTTAAAATGTTAGGTAACTTACCTATGCATCTCTTggtttagttcaattttggctTTTGAGGTGGGTCCGCCGCTTTCTCTACTCTTATCCTTTTTAACAAGGATTTGGAATTCTTGATCACAGTGGATTTTGTATACTGGTGAGTGTTGCGAGGGAAATAGCTTGTTTGGATTTCGTAGGTTCTGATCACCAATCCTTGTTTTCTCTTGTAGTGGAATAGTTTGTACTATAATGATTATAGAATGCTTGGGTTTATTAGATTGGAAGTCGAGTCATTAGTAGTCGGTTGTACGTATCTTATTGGTTTGAGGGTTCCGACAGCCGATTCATGGATTAGGTAATTATTTGAGATCCTGAAACACCGTCATAAGGTTCTCCAATCCAATGCGCCCCAGGATTCATCTGGTGGCCCAAATTCGCTTTTCTGTTATGCTCCACACTTTGACCTAAAAGGTAATTaaagtttcttttaattaataaaCTCAGTGGGATGATCATTACCCATTTGGctaatttaattatttatgCCACGAAACTATGGCTGCCTTTGCTGATGCTGCTGTCATTAGTTTCCGTATCTTTCCAGGACAAAAGCTTCGATTATGCCAAGaaacaacaaacaaataaataaaatgctgCCCCTAGGATCGCTGCGGGTGTGCTTGGCatcctagttttttttttttttttgcatgtttttattagacaagtttttttttaataatacataaaaacacataaaatttttaaaatatacaccCCAAAATACTTAAAAATACACGTTCATTTCCCTCTTCTATCACCACCCTATCTAATCATTTCTACACCACCCTGTCTAATCATTTCTATTCTACCCCCTCCCTTTCTTAACCCATCGCCGTTTGCTGTTGTCGTCGCCTCTCCTcataactttatttttttttctctcacttctttcccttcctttcttcctcctcttcttctctcATTTCTTTTCTGTCATATTTTCTCCTCCATCTCCCCTAATGCCCCCGTGACCCCACCTTTCATCCCTAATCGAGATCAAGTCTAGATCATAGAACAAGGGAAGGGGATGGGGATCATGAATCCATGAAAGTATTTCCTCAAATTCTAtagtaaattaaaataaaattttatacaaacactcaaaaacacactattcaaatgaatggtttcaTGACTCTCCTTTGTCTCCgttaccttttctttttcccttaccTAGCATAGATGAGATTATGATACAAGCTCTTACTTGAAaatagggtaaaaaaaaaaactccctaTAATTTgtcaaatgttcaatttaagTTCCTCTAATTCGAAAATCTACATTATAACTCCCTATGATTTCGACTACATTAAAAAGTGGACGGAAAGCATTCAATTTAATGGTTGTATGTGAAATTTCAATATTACCCTTGTTATACATGAAATGCTTTCTATTCAAATTCCAATTTAGTCGAAACAACAAGGAGCTATAGTGCAATTTTTTAAACTAAAAAAGAGTTAAATTGAATATTCGACAAATTCCAAATAGTCCGTTTTTACAAGGGTAATATTGACATTTCACCTACAATTGTTAGATTGAATGCAttgttcaattttcaatttaatgaaAATCACAGAGAATTATAGTGTAGATTTTCAAATTAGAGAGAAGTAAATTGCATATTTGACAAACCACAATAagtttttttagtattttaccaTTGAAAGTAAGGCAGCATGGTATGACCTATAAACATTCCCACAAGAAATGATTATTCATGAACATCAAATTCTCTCTTGAGACAACTTAGAACTTGACAATAGCTACATCTGAAGTAAAATTGATATGACCtgaaatctaaaataaaaaaaataacaaacaaaAGTGTATGTAGTGTTGGGTGCCAACCGTCTTGCTCTATAGAAGTTCAAAATTTGTCACAAAGGTAAAAACTCTAAATGTGCATACCAAGAAACGTCACGTAATTTTACCTTAAataacatgttttttttttcatttttttaaagtgCAAGTAAGAAGTTTCAAATTCAGAACTTCTTACTTACATTAACACATTTATGATTCATATACAAGTGATTGAATATACCATCTTTGTTACAAAAAATGCACAAACAATTTGTAATAAAATACAGCATGATCAAGCAGTTATGCGTGGCCAAATCTTGTTTTATCCAATTGCTACTTCACGAGGCGTCATGCGTCGCGGAATGAATAGTTCGATTAATTTTACTCATCAACAATAAAATCAATAGCACttgcccccccaaaaaaaatccaAGGTCCTAAACTGCAAATATCGAAAACATTAAAGAAATTTCCGTACATATGTCGGTTAAACGCAGATTTGTACAGCAAGTTCACCATGGGCCCTCTAGTCAAGCCCGAGACTTTCAATGTTGTTGCGTAGCCCATTACTTAACACGAACATCTCGTGCATCGAGTTTAGGCTTTGAGCCTTTTTATTGTATTCCATCCCTATATCTTTTCAGACTTTGAATCTTGTGCTTTCCCTCGCCTGTCTGCCATCATAATCTCTGCAACACCAACTGTTCGTTAAAATGCGCCAGAGAAACTCTACTGAGAACAGAGCGAAACCCGTTGTCGCAATTCGCAGATCTCCACGATTTCTGAAGCCAAATCAACCCGACTCAGAATACCTGCAGACTCCGAATCATGTTCCAAACAAGAAACGGGTCCCTCTCTCGGATCTCACACCTCTTAGCTCAAATCCAAGCGGGAATTCTTTAAAAAGAGGCCAACTTTCAGATAAGGCGAAAGAATCCAATGTCCGGTGTAGAAGTTCCACGAATGTGTGTAGCGAGCCCAGAAAATTGACAGGATTGAATGGTGGAGTTGACAACTCTCGTGTTGTTCGACGGTCTCCTAGGTTTTCTCAGAATGGCAATGTTAATAGGATTGTTTCTGATGAATCTAAGCTGGAGCGCTCATCTAAGGTGAGTAAGATAGGTAAGCCAGTCTGCATGAATGCAAAATCTGAGACAGAAAAGCGGGTGACCAGGAGTTCTTTAAGGAGGTGTAACAATGGAGGTGTGAGGGGCAATGGAAAGGGTTGTGATGGAGTCACTTTGAAATGCATTTCTGATAACGGAAAAGCTAAAGGGGATGTTAATTTGTCTGAGCAATGCATgtataaaattgaaaagaggGTTACAAGAAGTGCCACTCGAGGAATTAAAGATGAACACCGTGCAAGAACTGGTAACGCCGAGGGTAATGAGTCCATCCAGAATATTCCCTTTGGTTGTTTGTACAAAAAGGTCCTTTCAGTTGATGGAGAAGATAAACATGGTGCAAACTTACCTAGAGAGCCTATTAGTGAAAATGCAACTACTAATGTTCTGTCCACAGACTTAATAGGAGGGGAAGGTCGGAGTGTTGGCTTTGAAGCTGAAAAAAAGCAGGTTCctgcaaaaaggaagaaaatccaAGTTGAAGAAGAGCATAGGATGTTTCAGGGATGGACAGCAGAGCAAGAACTAGCGCTGGAAAGAGCTTATTTTGCAGCAATGCCGACACCCCATTTCTGGAAGAAAGTTGCCAAAATGGTAATGTGCTGCCACTTGATTAATTTGGCAAAGAAATTTGGTTTCTTGTTAATGGTATCTGTgttattttattagaaaaaatgtACTAGAATAACTTTTGGCCTATACTTTTATCCATTCATAGCTCTCATAATTATCAAATTAGTTACAAGCAATTGGAAATGCATGTTTAAATTAATTCTCTtggtttcttttgaaaatatgCACTTGTCAAATATAATCCCTGAATAAAATTGTAACACAAGGACAATTATAGTTTGATGGAACTTATGATGAACTGATTTGTGCCCCCAATAATAGGCAGGGCTTCGCAAAACTTGATGTGGTTTCTTTTTCCCTTGCTTCAGTTCATAAACCCAATCGCTCTGCTTCTTAGAAGTGCAGCCAGGAAAATGAAATCCAATTGCAAGAACAAATAGATTGGTAACTTATAATATGCTTGACCTCCTTTAATTCTTAAATCTACGATTCTCGTTTCGTATAAGATTCAGATACTTGTTCTTAGTCTTCTTGTTGTATCAAAATTTTTTGCAGAGTTCACACATAAGCCAATGTTGGTCTGATAATCCTACTCGTTATTCACACACTAGAACAATGACACCATTGCTAAAACTGCATTTCCAACTTTGAGGTTTATACAGATAGATGTTCTCTCCACCGTTTACTAGCTTGCATTTCTGCAGTCTTGATATGGCTTTAAATCTTGGAAGTTTGTTGCAGGTGCCTGGAAAATCTGCCCAGGAATGTTTTGACAAAATCCATTCTGAGCTTTTGACCCCAGCGCAACAACAACCACGATCCAGGACAAAAGGAGTGAATGCCTCCCTGTCACTCTCAGCAAGTAAATTGCTAAATGCTTCAGAATCTGACACGAAGAAGTTGAGATACAGCAAGCAGAAGAGTCGTGTTACACGTAGAACTGTCCGACAGCTACTACATAAACAGTATGCTGCAGATCAACATTATGAAGTAGATCTTTTCAATGTTTTGGAGTCAACATTGGATCCATCCACTCAATGTGTTTCCACCCCTGAATTGAATAGAGAACGACTAGGATTGGACAAAAGATGCCAGGAAATTTCTTCATCAGCCCACGGAAAGCTTCTTTCGTTATCAAATGATTCACGTGGATCTACTGTTATTAGTCCCGCTGTTCTAAAGAAGATTAAAAACAAAGCCTTGCATGAGAAATATATTGATCAACTACATTTGAGGGAAGCCAGGAGAAAGGCAATGTCActaaggggaaaaaaatccaCGCAGGACAAAAGTGGTGGCAATAAAGAAGATAACCTTCAGAAGAGGAAGATAGTAAAAGATGCAAAGAATGCATTGGTTTTTTGTGCAAGAGATGCCATCAAGCATTTTCACCATCTACAGAGCAGGGAGGCAAACAAATTTGACGATAGTGTTCGCGATTTTGTAGATAGTTCTGAAGATGAATTTGAAGATCAAAGTTGAGAATTCTCATTATCCTTCTTGATTGCATGGAAATGTGTCAAATTTCTCCTTTGTCTTATAGGATAAAGCTGTTTGCTTAGGAGTACATGTCACAAACTTGATGACTATTATTATTTCCAATTTTCTTGGACAATTGGAATTGGCCCATTTACTGATTTCTCATCAAAGATCTGCGTGGTCTATATCTGCTTTATGACCCATACAAATGTATATATGTGCTTACTGTCTTGTATAAATAGTTGACTGTTTCTATTCCTTGCTGTATTTGCTTTGTAGTTTGTGTTACTTGACTTGAAGCTCCATAAATCTAAGGTTgtaagtttatatatatatatatatatatatatatatatatatatatatatatgatattaCGTTGGCATAGACTGAAAAGcgagtacaagaaattaaagTTTTCAAAGCTGGAGAATGTGAAAAACGTCATATGTTATGGAATTTGCAGTGGCTTCTCAGTGTTGATGCGGGATGGCTATTATGCTTCCGCTGCTTCAGATGCTACAGAAAGAGACACCAAGGATCTTTTGGCTCCATGGATCTGGATGCCTGAAGATAGCCATCCTGTAAGATATTTCTCTGTTGCGTCAAACGACTCTGGAAAATGGGAGTTATGAGACTGAGAATAGCTGCCTAAAGCGTGGGTTATCCATGGCTGTTTCCCGAAGCCATTTTGCTCGGTAGAGAACTTCTGACGTAGATAACAAAGACTTGCCTTTAGTCCTGGGATATGCCAAGTTTATTTACTACTTACTGCTGACTGCTGAAGTAGAGAGTATCCAACTCTTCAAATGTCAGCTTACGAAGCTCGTCTTTAAGCTCTAGCTAAAGTAGATTCTTTCTTTGTTCTCTTGTCTGAAAGCAACCAGACCTACTGCCTCGCCTTTCTTCTTAGTCTGCTGAAAACCCAATTTCAATTTCATCTTTGCTGCAAGAAACGATATACTTGTACAAATATGAGATCCATTTCTGGACTCGAGAGACGAAAAGTTTGATTATTGCCAAATTACTTCCCCAGCACTGCTATTACCATTTGTTGTTGGTTAGGTTGTGGATTTCATTCTTCATACCAAACAGGGTCAGCCAGTCAAAAACCAGCCCTAAGTA
The genomic region above belongs to Coffea arabica cultivar ET-39 chromosome 7c, Coffea Arabica ET-39 HiFi, whole genome shotgun sequence and contains:
- the LOC140010809 gene encoding uncharacterized protein; translation: MRQRNSTENRAKPVVAIRRSPRFLKPNQPDSEYLQTPNHVPNKKRVPLSDLTPLSSNPSGNSLKRGQLSDKAKESNVRCRSSTNVCSEPRKLTGLNGGVDNSRVVRRSPRFSQNGNVNRIVSDESKLERSSKVSKIGKPVCMNAKSETEKRVTRSSLRRCNNGGVRGNGKGCDGVTLKCISDNGKAKGDVNLSEQCMYKIEKRVTRSATRGIKDEHRARTGNAEGNESIQNIPFGCLYKKVLSVDGEDKHGANLPREPISENATTNVLSTDLIGGEGRSVGFEAEKKQVPAKRKKIQVEEEHRMFQGWTAEQELALERAYFAAMPTPHFWKKVAKMVPGKSAQECFDKIHSELLTPAQQQPRSRTKGVNASLSLSASKLLNASESDTKKLRYSKQKSRVTRRTVRQLLHKQYAADQHYEVDLFNVLESTLDPSTQCVSTPELNRERLGLDKRCQEISSSAHGKLLSLSNDSRGSTVISPAVLKKIKNKALHEKYIDQLHLREARRKAMSLRGKKSTQDKSGGNKEDNLQKRKIVKDAKNALVFCARDAIKHFHHLQSREANKFDDSVRDFVDSSEDEFEDQS